One Chryseobacterium indoltheticum DNA segment encodes these proteins:
- a CDS encoding cupin domain-containing protein, producing MKKYKIQKSPFIVPTTDGKLIEEHWGNSNQNPNISIAHMVAPPDWSEPHQTPEFDEFTIIISGKKQFEIDGENVILEKGQSILIEKGARIRYSNPFSEPCEYIAICLPAFSMDLVNREEEII from the coding sequence ATGAAAAAATATAAAATTCAGAAATCACCTTTTATAGTTCCTACAACCGATGGAAAATTAATTGAAGAACATTGGGGGAATTCAAACCAAAATCCAAACATATCCATTGCGCATATGGTTGCTCCGCCGGATTGGAGTGAGCCTCATCAAACTCCCGAATTTGATGAATTCACCATCATTATTTCCGGTAAAAAACAGTTTGAAATTGATGGAGAAAACGTCATTTTGGAAAAAGGGCAAAGTATTTTAATCGAAAAAGGAGCAAGAATCCGTTACAGCAATCCGTTTTCAGAACCTTGCGAATATATTGCAATTTGTCTTCCGGCTTTTTCGATGGATTTGGTGAATAGAGAAGAAGAAATAATTTAA
- a CDS encoding HAD family hydrolase, translating to MEIKNIIFDFGGVLMDWNPRYFFKTYFNDDEKMEYFLENIAQDEWNIEQDRGRTLAEGTEIQIKKFPDWERELRAYYDNWPVMLKSDFPHNVEVLRKLANTSYQLYGLTNWSEETFPYALENYDFFNLFEGKIVVSGTEKLIKPDPKIWHVLLERYQLEAGESIFIDDNFKNIEMAKTLGFKTIHILQETDLEAELNKLGVKFE from the coding sequence ATGGAAATCAAAAATATAATATTCGATTTTGGAGGTGTTTTGATGGATTGGAATCCGAGGTATTTTTTCAAAACCTATTTTAATGATGATGAGAAAATGGAATATTTTCTTGAAAATATTGCCCAGGACGAATGGAATATCGAGCAAGACAGAGGAAGAACTTTGGCAGAAGGCACCGAAATTCAGATTAAAAAATTCCCCGATTGGGAAAGAGAACTCAGAGCATATTATGATAACTGGCCAGTTATGCTAAAAAGCGATTTTCCTCATAATGTGGAAGTTCTGAGAAAGCTCGCAAATACTTCCTACCAATTATACGGATTAACAAACTGGTCTGAAGAAACTTTTCCTTACGCATTAGAAAACTATGATTTTTTCAATTTATTTGAGGGAAAAATTGTGGTTTCCGGAACAGAAAAGTTAATAAAACCAGATCCTAAAATCTGGCATGTTTTATTGGAAAGATATCAATTGGAAGCTGGTGAATCGATTTTCATTGATGATAATTTTAAAAATATTGAAATGGCGAAAACTTTAGGTTTTAAAACCATTCATATTTTACAGGAAACTGATTTGGAGGCTGAACTAAATAAATTAGGCGTAAAATTTGAATAA
- a CDS encoding GNAT family N-acetyltransferase codes for MNFSIQPVLENEKYQLIPLQKGDFELLYEVASDPKVWEQHPNKDRYKREVFENFFKGAMESQGAFKIVEKSTGNFLGSTRFYDFDESENRIFIGYTFYGANSWGKGINPQVKKLMLDYIFQFVDKVHFHIGKENFRSQIALERLGGKKIAEEEVAYFGEPTRTNIVYEITKENHFKVDKS; via the coding sequence ATGAATTTTTCTATTCAACCTGTTTTAGAAAACGAAAAATATCAATTAATCCCCTTACAGAAAGGGGATTTTGAGTTATTGTACGAAGTGGCTTCAGATCCTAAAGTCTGGGAACAACATCCGAATAAAGACCGCTACAAAAGAGAGGTTTTTGAAAACTTTTTTAAAGGAGCCATGGAAAGTCAGGGCGCTTTTAAGATCGTAGAAAAGTCTACCGGAAATTTTTTAGGAAGTACCCGTTTTTATGATTTTGACGAATCCGAAAATCGTATTTTCATTGGCTATACTTTTTATGGAGCAAATTCGTGGGGAAAAGGCATTAATCCGCAAGTTAAAAAGCTGATGCTGGATTATATTTTCCAATTTGTAGACAAAGTACATTTTCACATTGGAAAAGAAAATTTCCGTTCTCAAATTGCATTAGAAAGATTAGGCGGAAAGAAGATTGCGGAAGAAGAAGTAGCTTATTTCGGAGAGCCGACAAGAACGAATATTGTGTACGAAATCACAAAAGAAAATCATTTTAAAGTTGATAAAAGTTAA
- a CDS encoding cysteine desulfurase family protein: protein MMDNDFIYLDYNATTPVDQRVVDVMLPYFNNLFANSGSSHLLGLTVKESVEQSTEQIAKLISANTKEIIYTSGATEAVNLALKGIEKKEGKNHIITVKTEHKAVLDTCLHLEQQGFNITYLNVGKDGLINLDELEKQINDKTLMVCVMFVNNETGVIQPIKEIAEIARQKGCFVFCDATQAVGKIPVNVKDFGIDLMAFSAHKFYGPKGVGALYISSELKKNMNSQIHGGGQQFNLRSGTLNVLGIIGMGKAAEIAIEEMQKDAQYIKELRDLLENSLLKIPDTYINGDKNNRIFNTTNICFTGVNSEQMILRLGNICVSNGSACNAITSKPSHVLKAMGMNDLDALSSIRFSLGKFTTQSEIETAVEKIQKIVFQLRNV, encoded by the coding sequence ATGATGGATAATGATTTTATTTATTTAGACTACAATGCAACAACTCCCGTTGATCAGCGAGTAGTAGATGTAATGCTGCCTTATTTTAATAATTTATTTGCCAATTCAGGCAGTTCTCACCTTTTAGGACTTACTGTGAAAGAATCTGTTGAACAATCAACTGAACAGATCGCCAAACTAATTTCCGCCAACACGAAAGAGATCATTTATACATCCGGAGCAACGGAAGCCGTAAATTTAGCTTTAAAAGGAATTGAAAAAAAAGAAGGTAAAAATCACATCATTACTGTAAAAACTGAACATAAAGCAGTTTTGGACACTTGTCTTCATTTGGAACAACAAGGTTTTAATATTACCTATCTTAATGTTGGAAAAGATGGGCTTATTAATCTTGATGAATTGGAAAAACAGATTAATGACAAAACCTTGATGGTCTGTGTGATGTTTGTAAATAATGAGACAGGAGTTATTCAGCCGATTAAAGAAATTGCTGAGATTGCACGTCAAAAAGGATGTTTTGTTTTTTGTGATGCTACACAGGCAGTAGGTAAGATTCCTGTCAATGTAAAAGATTTTGGAATTGACCTGATGGCTTTTTCGGCTCATAAATTTTATGGACCAAAAGGAGTCGGAGCGCTGTACATTTCTTCAGAGCTTAAAAAAAATATGAATTCTCAGATCCACGGTGGAGGTCAACAATTCAACCTGAGAAGTGGTACGCTGAATGTTCTGGGAATTATCGGAATGGGAAAAGCAGCAGAAATTGCTATCGAAGAAATGCAGAAAGACGCTCAATACATTAAAGAATTACGAGATCTTCTTGAAAATTCATTATTAAAAATTCCCGACACTTATATCAATGGAGATAAAAATAATAGGATTTTCAACACAACAAATATTTGCTTTACCGGCGTTAATTCGGAACAGATGATCTTAAGGCTTGGTAACATCTGTGTATCGAATGGTTCGGCCTGCAACGCTATAACATCAAAACCTTCTCACGTATTGAAAGCAATGGGCATGAATGACCTCGATGCACTTTCTTCCATAAGATTTAGCTTAGGGAAATTCACTACTCAATCAGAAATTGAAACGGCAGTAGAAAAAATACAGAAAATAGTGTTTCAGTTGCGAAACGTTTAA
- a CDS encoding ABC transporter ATP-binding protein has translation MTKHQQRVTEVYHFFDNKDTVLGFRKLLDCAIDTQDMSIYKEAIDLTDWKETHNHAIDELIENSKNLLAKIEKVQVKEHVSEHSVLKAKDIVKSYGSNRFSLGPVSVEINKGQVYGLVGENGNGKTTLLRILANEISFNDGSLNYSFNEKSKNDYDLRTKLVYIPQRTEKWYGSLKDNLKFVLSNHGVSAEENETRTMMMIARLGLWNYKHLKWSELSSGYKMRFELARILLRKPEILLLDEPLANLDVLAQQVILEDLKSIANSVNHPIALILSSQQLYEVEKISDKVIFLKNGRYKDNSDANGEEESQLIIEIDTNESRDKLLEVFKDFKLEKLNFNGGVYVAYFSTETQFYEVISALGNAKAEIIYIRNISSSTRRFFVN, from the coding sequence ATGACGAAACATCAGCAAAGAGTCACCGAAGTCTACCATTTTTTTGATAATAAAGATACCGTTTTGGGGTTCAGAAAACTGTTAGATTGCGCGATCGACACTCAGGATATGTCGATTTATAAAGAAGCGATTGATTTGACAGACTGGAAAGAAACTCACAATCACGCTATCGATGAATTGATTGAAAATTCGAAAAATCTTCTCGCCAAAATTGAAAAAGTTCAGGTAAAAGAGCATGTTTCCGAACACTCTGTTTTGAAAGCAAAAGATATTGTAAAATCTTATGGCAGCAACCGTTTTTCGCTCGGTCCGGTTTCTGTGGAAATCAATAAAGGACAGGTTTATGGTTTGGTAGGAGAAAATGGAAATGGTAAAACGACTTTGCTGAGAATTTTGGCGAATGAAATTTCATTTAATGATGGAAGTTTAAACTATTCTTTCAATGAAAAATCAAAAAATGATTACGATCTTAGAACAAAGTTAGTTTATATTCCGCAACGAACCGAAAAATGGTACGGAAGTCTGAAAGATAATCTGAAATTCGTTCTTTCAAATCATGGTGTTTCTGCTGAAGAAAACGAAACCAGAACGATGATGATGATTGCTCGTCTCGGGTTGTGGAATTACAAACATCTGAAATGGAGCGAACTTTCATCCGGTTACAAAATGCGTTTTGAATTGGCGAGAATACTTCTAAGAAAACCCGAAATTCTTTTATTGGATGAGCCTTTGGCAAACCTTGATGTTTTGGCGCAGCAGGTAATTCTGGAGGATCTAAAATCGATTGCCAATTCGGTAAATCATCCGATTGCTTTGATTTTAAGTTCTCAGCAATTATACGAAGTAGAAAAGATTTCAGATAAAGTAATTTTTCTGAAAAATGGAAGATATAAAGACAATTCTGATGCGAATGGCGAAGAAGAAAGCCAATTAATCATAGAAATTGATACTAATGAAAGTCGCGATAAACTGCTCGAAGTTTTTAAAGATTTCAAACTGGAAAAACTGAACTTCAACGGTGGTGTTTATGTCGCTTATTTCTCCACTGAAACTCAGTTTTATGAAGTGATTTCAGCTCTCGGAAATGCAAAAGCAGAAATTATTTACATCAGAAATATCTCGTCTTCTACGAGAAGGTTTTTCGTTAATTAA
- the fucP gene encoding L-fucose:H+ symporter permease — protein MNTNNPEDTFSSLSKKRNYGFPLILITSLFFFWGFIHNLDPILIKHLRSAFQLNHFQASLVDSSVFAAYFLLAIPAGMIIQKYGYKTGILVGLFFFAAGCFMFVPAANTISYPFFLGALFILSCGLAILETAANPYITVLGAPEKATQRLNFAQSFNGLAASIAPIVGGIFILSEEPKSQQELSGLDQAAKLVYIHAETSLVKGPYIILGLIILLVMFLFLFVKLPEVTESKEKSTKNFLQVLGVKNVGWGVLAQFFYIGAQIYVFSFLLVFAEDAINMKGQDAKYYAGVAGFLFMIGRFAGTFFMKYISPQKLLKIYSVISIALTIWVIFGSGISTLYALVVLTFFMSIMFPTIFALGIEGAGAETKSASSLLIMSIVGGAIIPPIASKITDISGNIHFSYIVPLLCFIIVFLFSLRFKNKKSSI, from the coding sequence ATGAACACCAATAATCCTGAAGATACATTTTCTTCATTATCAAAAAAAAGAAATTACGGTTTTCCGCTTATTCTTATCACGAGTTTGTTTTTCTTTTGGGGTTTTATTCATAATCTTGATCCGATCTTGATTAAACACTTACGAAGTGCTTTCCAACTCAATCATTTTCAGGCTTCGTTGGTAGATTCATCTGTTTTTGCAGCATATTTTTTACTGGCAATTCCCGCCGGAATGATTATTCAAAAATATGGTTACAAAACCGGAATTTTGGTAGGTCTGTTCTTTTTCGCGGCTGGATGTTTTATGTTTGTTCCGGCTGCCAACACAATCAGCTATCCGTTTTTTCTGGGGGCTCTTTTCATATTGTCATGTGGCCTTGCAATTCTTGAAACCGCAGCAAACCCGTACATCACCGTTTTAGGTGCACCCGAAAAAGCAACCCAGAGATTAAACTTTGCACAGTCTTTTAATGGTTTGGCAGCTTCTATTGCTCCTATCGTTGGTGGAATTTTTATTCTAAGCGAAGAACCAAAATCACAGCAAGAACTTTCCGGACTCGATCAGGCAGCAAAACTAGTCTACATTCATGCTGAAACTTCACTCGTAAAAGGACCTTACATCATATTGGGGTTGATCATTTTGCTGGTTATGTTTTTATTTTTATTCGTAAAACTACCAGAAGTAACGGAAAGTAAAGAAAAATCAACAAAGAATTTTCTGCAGGTTTTAGGTGTGAAGAATGTTGGATGGGGTGTTCTTGCTCAGTTTTTTTATATCGGTGCACAAATTTATGTCTTCAGTTTTCTTTTGGTTTTTGCGGAAGACGCAATTAATATGAAAGGTCAGGATGCAAAATATTATGCAGGTGTAGCAGGATTTTTATTTATGATCGGTCGTTTTGCAGGAACTTTTTTCATGAAGTATATTTCACCCCAAAAATTATTGAAAATCTACAGTGTCATCAGCATTGCTCTTACGATTTGGGTTATTTTCGGATCAGGAATCTCGACATTGTATGCATTGGTAGTACTCACTTTCTTCATGTCCATAATGTTTCCCACTATTTTTGCTTTAGGGATTGAAGGTGCCGGTGCAGAAACAAAATCTGCATCCAGCTTACTAATAATGTCAATTGTAGGAGGTGCAATTATACCACCGATTGCAAGTAAAATCACAGATATTTCAGGAAATATTCATTTCTCATATATTGTTCCTTTACTCTGTTTTATCATTGTATTTCTGTTTTCATTAAGATTTAAAAATAAAAAATCTTCAATATAA
- a CDS encoding type I restriction enzyme HsdR N-terminal domain-containing protein, with the protein MELPKLNFQETFDFKFKKDKDKFFIYDLVRKTYLLLTPEEWVRQHWVHYYLTVKSYSASALITEKKIILNGLTKRIDLLITEKAQPKILIECKAPQIKLTEKTFEQTARYNSVIGASEIILTNGLQHINAYYENEQYQFYK; encoded by the coding sequence ATGGAACTTCCAAAACTGAACTTTCAGGAAACTTTTGATTTTAAATTCAAGAAAGACAAAGATAAGTTTTTTATTTATGACTTGGTCCGTAAAACTTACCTTTTGCTCACTCCCGAAGAGTGGGTTCGGCAGCATTGGGTTCATTATTATCTCACCGTAAAATCCTATTCTGCATCTGCTTTAATTACCGAAAAAAAGATTATTTTGAATGGCTTAACGAAGCGTATTGATCTTTTAATCACCGAAAAAGCGCAGCCAAAAATTCTGATTGAATGTAAAGCACCACAAATCAAATTAACCGAAAAAACATTCGAACAGACTGCACGATACAATTCTGTAATCGGTGCTTCTGAAATTATTTTAACGAATGGTCTGCAACATATTAATGCGTATTACGAAAACGAACAATACCAGTTTTATAAATAA
- the trxB gene encoding thioredoxin-disulfide reductase has protein sequence MEENILDCVIVGSGPSGFTAAIYAARADLKPELYTGLEPGGQLTTTTEVDNFPGYPAGITGPEMMMDLQKQAERFDTKVHYEMITKAEFSKEVGGIHKLYAGNKEILAKSVIISTGATAKYLGLDDEKKYNGGGVSACATCDGFFYRGKDVVVVGAGDTAAEEATYLSKLVNKVTMLVRKDEFRASKAMIHRVENTPNIEVKFHHELIGIEGENNLVERAVVINNQTQEKSTVDVHGIFIAIGHKPNTDIFVGQIDLDENGYIVTEKGSSRTNLPGVFAAGDVQDHIYRQAITAAGSGCMAAMDAEKYLAELH, from the coding sequence ATGGAAGAAAATATTTTAGATTGTGTAATCGTTGGATCGGGACCTTCTGGTTTTACAGCGGCAATTTATGCAGCAAGAGCAGATTTAAAACCTGAATTATACACAGGATTAGAACCAGGTGGACAATTAACGACAACGACAGAAGTTGATAATTTCCCAGGATATCCTGCAGGAATCACGGGGCCTGAAATGATGATGGATCTACAAAAGCAAGCTGAAAGATTCGATACCAAAGTACATTACGAAATGATTACCAAAGCTGAATTTTCTAAAGAAGTGGGTGGTATTCACAAATTATATGCAGGAAATAAAGAAATTTTGGCTAAATCTGTGATTATTTCTACAGGAGCTACTGCAAAGTATCTGGGTCTTGATGATGAGAAAAAATACAATGGAGGAGGGGTTTCTGCATGTGCAACGTGTGACGGATTTTTCTACAGAGGAAAAGACGTTGTGGTTGTAGGAGCAGGAGATACTGCAGCTGAAGAAGCTACCTATCTTTCAAAGTTGGTGAATAAAGTGACCATGTTGGTAAGAAAAGACGAGTTCAGAGCGTCAAAAGCAATGATTCACAGAGTAGAAAATACGCCGAATATTGAAGTAAAGTTTCACCATGAATTAATTGGTATTGAGGGTGAAAACAATCTTGTGGAAAGAGCGGTTGTTATTAATAACCAGACTCAGGAGAAATCTACAGTAGATGTTCACGGAATATTTATTGCGATCGGACACAAACCGAATACTGATATTTTCGTTGGTCAAATAGATTTAGATGAAAACGGATATATTGTTACTGAAAAAGGTTCGTCAAGAACAAATCTTCCTGGAGTTTTTGCGGCAGGAGATGTTCAGGATCATATTTACAGACAAGCGATTACAGCAGCAGGAAGTGGTTGTATGGCAGCAATGGATGCAGAAAAATATCTTGCCGAATTACATTAA
- a CDS encoding ISAon1 family transposase N-terminal region protein, producing MLNDAELLKLFLPELLIEHFEIVKVEEENKIVHIYFDEKNTAPKEFSSLLLQSKGFVPEITVDDFPLRGKTVKLHIKRRRWTDTKTGNIIQRDWNLIAKGTRMTQDFAEFLKKISRY from the coding sequence ATGTTAAACGATGCCGAACTCCTCAAATTATTTTTACCTGAACTCTTGATTGAGCATTTTGAGATTGTAAAAGTTGAAGAAGAAAACAAAATCGTCCACATTTACTTTGACGAGAAAAATACAGCTCCGAAAGAATTTTCTTCTCTGTTATTGCAGTCAAAAGGTTTTGTTCCGGAAATTACCGTTGACGATTTTCCTCTTCGTGGAAAAACAGTAAAACTCCACATCAAACGCAGAAGATGGACCGATACAAAAACCGGCAACATCATCCAAAGAGATTGGAATCTCATTGCCAAAGGAACCCGCATGACACAGGATTTTGCCGAGTTCTTAAAAAAAATCAGCCGATACTAA
- a CDS encoding dienelactone hydrolase family protein, with the protein MIRSILLSAFLMSSGTIFSQNLKTVSYQDGSQKLNGLVTSNAGKKLPGVLILPAWKGIDDEAKTAAADLEKQGYIAFIADIYGEGNIPTDNASAAKTAGFYKKDYAAYQKRISLALEQLKKSGAVSDKIAVIGYCFGGTGALESARGKLPVVGVVSIHGSIGKDQSRPNETISTKILVENPAEDKSVTPEDYNNLVKEMNDGKADWQIITYANSKHTFTDPKSADYNPVMAKRAWNHTLLFLKEILK; encoded by the coding sequence ATGATACGTTCAATATTATTATCCGCATTTCTTATGAGTTCAGGAACTATTTTCAGTCAGAATTTAAAAACAGTGTCTTATCAGGACGGTTCACAAAAACTGAATGGTTTGGTAACCTCCAATGCCGGAAAAAAACTTCCGGGAGTTTTAATTCTTCCAGCCTGGAAAGGAATTGATGACGAAGCAAAAACTGCAGCGGCAGATTTAGAAAAGCAGGGTTATATCGCATTTATAGCAGATATTTACGGCGAAGGAAACATTCCAACTGATAATGCTTCAGCGGCAAAAACTGCAGGATTTTATAAAAAAGACTATGCAGCTTATCAAAAAAGAATTTCCCTGGCTTTGGAACAATTGAAAAAAAGCGGAGCGGTTTCAGATAAAATTGCAGTAATCGGTTATTGCTTTGGCGGAACCGGAGCTTTAGAATCGGCGAGAGGGAAATTACCTGTTGTGGGAGTTGTTTCCATTCACGGAAGCATCGGAAAAGACCAATCGAGACCGAATGAAACTATTTCAACTAAAATTTTAGTAGAAAATCCTGCGGAAGATAAAAGTGTAACGCCGGAAGATTACAATAATCTGGTTAAAGAAATGAATGATGGCAAAGCTGATTGGCAAATCATTACATACGCCAATTCAAAACACACTTTCACTGATCCAAAATCTGCCGATTACAATCCTGTAATGGCAAAAAGAGCATGGAATCATACACTTCTATTTTTGAAAGAAATCTTGAAATAA
- the holA gene encoding DNA polymerase III subunit delta, producing MKELDLILKNIKNKEVLPIYFFHGEEPYFIDVAVKALEHDFLEEDEKAFNQTVTYGKDTTYQEILSLARQFPMMGDKQVIIVKEAQDLKFNEEESKALDAYAENPVPSTVLVFAHKHKKLDSRKKVTKTLAKINALFLSESLKDHTLPKWIADECLRLKIKTAPNISHLLAEYLGNDLSRISNELGKLKIILKDDQVLDGTIVENHIGISKEFNVFELQKALGAKNANSAFKIAYFMGKNPKNNPFVMLLSSLYNYFSNVIIYNTMIGQPQQVIASQMGVNPYFIKDYAEAARLYPLKHSTRVISILREFDMKGKGLGAVNMDDAELIKELVYKIINVDKIKMKV from the coding sequence ATGAAAGAATTAGATTTAATCCTCAAAAATATTAAAAATAAAGAAGTTTTACCGATTTATTTTTTCCACGGAGAAGAACCTTACTTTATTGATGTTGCTGTAAAAGCTCTTGAACACGACTTTCTGGAGGAAGACGAAAAAGCGTTTAACCAAACCGTCACATACGGGAAAGATACGACGTATCAGGAAATTCTTTCGTTGGCGCGACAATTTCCGATGATGGGCGACAAACAGGTGATTATCGTAAAAGAAGCGCAGGATCTTAAATTTAATGAAGAAGAAAGTAAAGCGTTAGATGCGTATGCAGAAAATCCGGTGCCGTCAACGGTTTTGGTTTTTGCCCATAAACATAAGAAGTTAGACAGCCGAAAAAAAGTTACCAAAACTTTAGCAAAGATAAACGCTCTTTTCCTGAGTGAATCTTTGAAAGATCATACGCTTCCAAAATGGATTGCTGATGAATGTCTAAGACTAAAGATAAAAACAGCCCCGAATATTTCTCACCTTTTGGCAGAATATCTTGGAAACGACCTTTCCAGAATTTCAAATGAGCTGGGAAAACTTAAAATAATTTTAAAAGATGATCAGGTTTTAGACGGTACCATCGTTGAAAACCATATCGGAATAAGCAAAGAATTCAATGTCTTTGAACTTCAAAAAGCGTTAGGAGCGAAAAATGCAAACTCTGCATTCAAAATTGCTTATTTCATGGGCAAAAATCCTAAGAATAATCCTTTTGTAATGCTACTTTCGAGTCTTTATAATTACTTTTCGAATGTAATTATTTACAATACGATGATTGGGCAGCCACAACAGGTAATTGCTTCGCAAATGGGCGTTAATCCTTATTTTATTAAAGATTACGCAGAAGCTGCGAGGTTGTATCCTTTGAAACATTCAACCCGTGTTATCTCTATTTTGAGGGAATTTGACATGAAAGGAAAAGGATTAGGCGCAGTAAATATGGATGATGCGGAACTGATTAAAGAATTGGTTTACAAAATCATTAATGTCGACAAGATTAAAATGAAGGTGTAA
- a CDS encoding ISAon1 family transposase: MYGVDGRKFQRQYKQSISNFKNWKQKSHAEDWILYPENLSHHLSLDEVALSDGELYTVLTSKKARGRKGSIVAIIKGTNSDTVIEYLLKINKKLRLNVKGITLDMAGSMKLIAKRCFPNATQIIDRFHVQKLAIEALQELRISHRWEAIEQENNLLMEAKEKKNNPGIETFENGDTRKQLLARSRYLLYKTREKWTASQNQRAEILFSQYPDLEKAYNLSDGLRKIYNQNIQKSVAMLKLAHWFKEVEESRFKAFSVLRKTIMNHYNEILNYFERRSTNASAESFNAKIKNFRLQLRGVRDKAFFLFRLSKLFA; this comes from the coding sequence ATGTATGGCGTGGATGGCAGGAAATTTCAAAGGCAATACAAGCAAAGCATCAGCAATTTTAAAAACTGGAAACAAAAATCACACGCCGAGGATTGGATTCTCTATCCCGAAAACCTCTCACACCACCTATCTCTCGATGAAGTTGCTCTTTCTGATGGCGAATTGTACACTGTTCTGACCTCCAAAAAAGCAAGGGGCAGAAAAGGCAGTATTGTCGCCATTATCAAAGGAACCAACAGTGATACCGTAATAGAATATCTCTTAAAAATCAACAAAAAACTAAGGTTAAATGTAAAAGGAATTACTTTGGATATGGCAGGTTCTATGAAGCTCATCGCCAAAAGATGTTTTCCCAATGCCACACAAATTATCGACCGATTCCATGTCCAGAAATTAGCCATAGAAGCGTTGCAGGAATTAAGGATAAGCCACCGTTGGGAAGCTATTGAGCAAGAAAACAACCTGCTCATGGAAGCAAAAGAAAAGAAAAACAACCCCGGGATTGAAACTTTTGAAAATGGCGATACCCGAAAGCAACTTTTGGCAAGAAGCAGGTATTTACTCTACAAAACCAGAGAAAAATGGACTGCATCGCAAAATCAGCGAGCTGAAATCTTATTCTCGCAATATCCTGATTTAGAAAAAGCGTACAATTTATCTGATGGCTTGAGGAAAATTTACAACCAAAACATTCAAAAATCCGTTGCAATGTTGAAACTGGCACATTGGTTCAAAGAGGTGGAAGAATCAAGATTTAAAGCTTTCTCGGTGCTCAGAAAAACCATAATGAATCATTACAATGAGATTCTCAATTATTTTGAAAGAAGAAGCACGAATGCTTCCGCCGAGTCTTTCAATGCGAAAATAAAAAACTTCAGATTGCAATTAAGAGGTGTGCGGGATAAAGCATTTTTTCTGTTCAGGTTGTCTAAACTTTTTGCATAG
- a CDS encoding DUF2911 domain-containing protein, which produces MKKLLFAVCISASALSFAQDYSVPAASPRQKVEQQFSMSKISVDYGRPGVKGRKIFGELVPYGQVWRAGANSSTKITFGQSVNFGGKTVPAGTYGLFIVPTEKDWKVILNKDFQQWGAYTYDPKQDVVDVTVPVNKLADKQEWFEITLNPTDENSGNLVIKWDMAQAEVALKPAKPEAVTKIAEKLKEIKKIESDAAKAKS; this is translated from the coding sequence GTGAAAAAATTATTATTTGCAGTTTGCATTTCGGCTTCGGCTTTAAGCTTCGCACAAGATTATTCGGTACCTGCAGCAAGTCCGCGTCAGAAAGTAGAACAGCAGTTTTCAATGTCAAAAATCTCTGTAGATTACGGTAGACCGGGAGTGAAAGGAAGAAAAATATTCGGAGAATTGGTTCCTTACGGACAAGTTTGGAGAGCAGGCGCAAATTCTTCTACAAAAATCACATTCGGACAGTCTGTTAATTTTGGTGGAAAAACTGTTCCAGCAGGAACTTATGGTTTGTTTATCGTGCCAACAGAAAAAGACTGGAAAGTTATTTTAAATAAAGATTTCCAACAATGGGGAGCGTATACTTATGATCCAAAACAAGACGTTGTAGATGTTACAGTTCCGGTTAATAAATTAGCTGATAAACAAGAATGGTTTGAAATTACTTTAAACCCAACAGATGAAAATTCGGGAAATCTTGTTATCAAATGGGATATGGCTCAGGCTGAAGTAGCTTTAAAACCTGCAAAACCTGAAGCAGTAACCAAAATTGCTGAAAAATTAAAAGAAATTAAAAAAATAGAATCTGACGCTGCAAAAGCAAAAAGCTAA
- a CDS encoding transposase — translation MNHYNEILNYFERRSTNASAESFNAKIKNFRLQLRGVRDKTFFLFRLSKLFA, via the coding sequence ATGAATCATTACAATGAGATTCTCAATTATTTTGAAAGAAGAAGCACGAATGCTTCCGCCGAGTCTTTCAATGCGAAAATAAAAAACTTCAGATTGCAATTAAGAGGCGTGCGGGATAAAACATTTTTTCTGTTCAGGTTGTCTAAACTTTTTGCCTAG